TGCCGCGCCGCGATCGTGCGCACGCAACCCACTACGCGGTGTTGCATCTCCACGAACGACTCGCCGCCAGGGAAGCGGAACTCCCCAGGCCGCCTCTGCACGACCTGCCACTCGGGCAACGTGGCAAGGTCGGCCAAGGATTCGCCGGTCCATGTGCCGAAATCCGCTTCCAGCAGGCCGTCGTCAAGCACGAGCTCTTTTTGGAACCGTTCGCAGGTGGGTAAAGCAGTCTCCCGAGCGCGCTCGAGCGGTGAGGAGTACACCGCGTCCACGCTGGCGAGTTGCTTGGCCACAGCCGCAGCTTGCATGCACCCCCTCTCCGAAAGGTGCAACCCCGGCGCGCGCCCAGGAAGGTTTTTGCCGGTCGTCGGGGTCTCGCCGTGGCGAATGAGGTAGATGGTGGCCATGAAGGGATGATAAGCCATCGCGGATACCCACCCAGGAAACACGCGTACCGTGGCCGTCATGACTGAAGCGCCCAACTCCTGGCCATCCATCACCACCCTCGGCGAGCTCAAGGCCGCCGGCTACACCTACAAGACCGTGCGCGAAGAGATGCGCGACAACCTCATCGCCATACTGCGCGCCGGCGAAAACCCGTGGCCCGGCCTCCACGGCCTCGAGCACACCGTGTTGCCGCAGGTCGAGCGCGCCATCATCGCCGGCCACGACATCGTGCTGCTCGGCGAGCGCGGCCAGGGCAAGACCCGCCTGCTTCGCACGCTTCCTTTGCTTCTCGACGCCTTCGTGCCCGCCGTCGAAGGATCCGAGCTGCGCGAACACCCCCTGAACCCGGTGACGGACGCCACGAAGCGCCGCGTCGAGGATGAAGGAGACGCGCTGCCCATCGCCTGGATCCCGCGCGAGGCCCGCTACTCCGAGAAGCTGGCCACCCCGGACACCTCCGTGGCGGATCTGATCGGCGACGTGGACCCGATGCGCGTGGCCGAAGGCCGCCGCCTGGGCGACCCGGAGACCATCCACTACGGCCTCATCCCGCGCTCCAACCGCGGCATCGTGGCCATCAACGAGCTGCCGGACCTGGCGGAGCGCATCCAGGTGGCCATGCTCAACGTAATGGAGGAAGCCGACATCCAGATCCGCGGCTACATGCTGCGCCTGCCGCTGGACGTGCTGGTCGTGGCGTCGGCGAACCCGGAGGACTACACGAACCGCGGGCGCATCATCACCCCGCTCAAGGACCGCTTCGGCGCTGAGATCCGCACCCACTACCCCGTCGAGCTGGACGACGAGATCCGCATCATCGAGCAGGAATCAGAGCTCACGGCCACTGTTCCGCAAACCATTATGGAAGCCCTCGCCCGGTTCACCCGCGCGCTGCGCGAATCCGACGCGGTGAACCAGCGTGCCGGCGTCTCGGCCCGCTTCGCCGTCGCCGGCGCCGAGACAGTCGCAGCCTCCGCTGCCCGCCGCGCCGCCATTACCGGGGAGGCCCCGGTCGCGCGCCTAGTGGACCTGGAGGCCGCCGTCGACGTGCTCGGCGGCAAGGTGGAGTTCGAGCACGGCGAGGAAGGCCGCGAGTG
Above is a window of Corynebacterium sanguinis DNA encoding:
- a CDS encoding histidine phosphatase family protein; the protein is MATIYLIRHGETPTTGKNLPGRAPGLHLSERGCMQAAAVAKQLASVDAVYSSPLERARETALPTCERFQKELVLDDGLLEADFGTWTGESLADLATLPEWQVVQRRPGEFRFPGGESFVEMQHRVVGCVRTIAARHPGEAVACFTHADPIKAALAHFTGRGWGAFQQIPAEPCSVSELEL
- a CDS encoding magnesium chelatase gives rise to the protein MTEAPNSWPSITTLGELKAAGYTYKTVREEMRDNLIAILRAGENPWPGLHGLEHTVLPQVERAIIAGHDIVLLGERGQGKTRLLRTLPLLLDAFVPAVEGSELREHPLNPVTDATKRRVEDEGDALPIAWIPREARYSEKLATPDTSVADLIGDVDPMRVAEGRRLGDPETIHYGLIPRSNRGIVAINELPDLAERIQVAMLNVMEEADIQIRGYMLRLPLDVLVVASANPEDYTNRGRIITPLKDRFGAEIRTHYPVELDDEIRIIEQESELTATVPQTIMEALARFTRALRESDAVNQRAGVSARFAVAGAETVAASAARRAAITGEAPVARLVDLEAAVDVLGGKVEFEHGEEGREWDILEYLLRNSVAQALRPRIKGLDFTPLIEALDGSTFITTGENITAAEFLNGLPQLEGTLYEDIASTFNAESEGERASAIELAVEALYLTQKISKDSGEGESIYG